A single Spirochaetales bacterium DNA region contains:
- a CDS encoding ATP-binding cassette domain-containing protein, whose product MPDKIIVVDSLTRVFKIRERSKPGLIASIASFLSPVSKTITAVDNISFSLDEGEIRGLIGPNGAGKSTTIKILSGVLYPTSGKVDVLGYVPWLDRKTYVRSIGVLFGQKSQLIWELPALDTFELHKVIYRIPDGDFENRIDSFIELLAIGDIVRKPVRQLSLGERMKCELVCAMLHDPRLVFLDEPTIGVDVISKEAIRGFIKKVNRERNITFIITTHDLSDIQNLCNTVTIINKGKKIFDDSIDKLTSRFSDKKVLKLDFSAPVEESGLSAYKVLDFSPGTCLIEVEVKEKSIRDIIYELFSEFPLRDITITSIPIEEVIKTMYLA is encoded by the coding sequence ATGCCTGATAAAATAATCGTCGTCGACTCACTCACCCGTGTCTTCAAAATAAGGGAACGGTCTAAACCGGGATTGATCGCCTCAATCGCATCCTTTCTGAGTCCCGTATCGAAAACCATTACCGCCGTGGACAATATTTCATTTTCACTTGACGAAGGTGAAATCAGGGGACTTATCGGGCCGAACGGGGCGGGAAAATCAACGACAATAAAGATCCTTTCGGGCGTCCTCTATCCGACCTCCGGGAAGGTCGACGTACTCGGCTATGTTCCGTGGCTGGACAGGAAAACATACGTGCGCTCGATAGGTGTGTTGTTCGGACAGAAATCGCAGCTTATCTGGGAACTGCCCGCGCTCGACACATTCGAGCTTCACAAGGTTATCTACAGGATACCGGACGGTGATTTCGAAAATCGAATCGATTCCTTTATCGAACTGCTTGCCATCGGCGATATCGTCAGAAAACCGGTGCGGCAGCTTTCTCTGGGCGAACGTATGAAATGCGAACTTGTCTGCGCCATGCTTCATGATCCCCGTCTTGTCTTTCTGGATGAACCCACCATCGGTGTGGACGTCATTTCCAAGGAAGCGATCCGCGGATTCATCAAAAAGGTGAACCGCGAACGCAACATCACCTTTATTATCACGACACACGACCTCTCCGACATCCAGAATCTCTGCAATACCGTCACCATTATCAACAAAGGAAAGAAAATTTTCGATGACTCCATCGATAAACTCACCTCCCGGTTTTCGGATAAAAAAGTTCTCAAACTCGATTTTTCCGCTCCCGTCGAAGAAAGCGGGCTGTCGGCATACAAGGTACTCGATTTCAGCCCCGGAACCTGCCTGATCGAAGTGGAAGTGAAAGAAAAATCGATCCGTGATATCATCTACGAATTGTTTTCGGAATTTCCCCTCCGCGATATCACCATTACCTCGATCCCGATCGAAGAAGTCATCAAGACAATGTATCTGGCTTGA
- a CDS encoding ABC-2 family transporter protein: protein FAVFVCFPARALLGRIDMIMAVAGVMSVVFFYTSLFLWNYSIKRYTSAGG from the coding sequence TTTGCCGTCTTTGTCTGCTTTCCGGCCCGCGCGCTTCTGGGACGAATCGATATGATCATGGCCGTTGCGGGAGTCATGTCGGTCGTTTTCTTTTATACGAGCCTTTTTCTCTGGAATTATTCCATAAAACGATACACGTCTGCGGGAGGATAA